In one Musa acuminata AAA Group cultivar baxijiao chromosome BXJ2-5, Cavendish_Baxijiao_AAA, whole genome shotgun sequence genomic region, the following are encoded:
- the LOC135584436 gene encoding uncharacterized membrane protein At1g16860-like isoform X1 yields MNDLSFAVASDRRRWFGPVPAAVIRVVVPLLLAALAFAVFILVVVHNAVLLVSVLVLSALILAFFLWNAAAYRRKLSLDLFLDRFPDTDLLSAKDSQLVKVTGFASCGDLSLESSYEKAGRCVYTSTILYECCGCHPKQAHVSHQCFQWNLAFVERMATDFYITDVKSGLRALVKAGQGSKVIPLIEENILVNITSLNRELSSTLKKWLQGRRLSCEARLLRLEEGYVIEGTCLTVMGMLSRKNGVLVIVPLPETISTDCLLQKFLLPVDIDGLLLKTANMSTANIRLS; encoded by the exons ATGAACGATCTTTCCTTCGCCGTGGCTTCCGATCGACGGAGGTGGTTCGGCCCGGTCCCGGCCGCCGTGATTCGCGTCGTCGTCCCCCTGCTCCTCGCCGCCCTGGCCTTCGCCGTCTTCATCCTCGTCGTCGTCCACAACGCCGTCCTCCTCGTCTCCGTCCTCGTCCTCTCCGCCCTCATCCTCGCTTTCTTTCTCTGGAACGCCGCCGCCTACAGGAGGAAGTTGTCCCTCGACCTCTTCCTCGATCGCTTCCCCGACACCGATCTCCTCTCCGCCAAGGACAGCCAGCTCGTCAAGGTCACTGGG TTTGCTTCATGTGGAGATCTTTCTCTTGAATCCTCATATGAGAAGGCTGGAAGATGTGTCTATACGTCAACCATCTTGTATGAATGTTGTGGATGCCACCCAAAGCAAGCCCATGTTAGCCATCAATGCTTCCAGTGGAATTTAGCTTTCGTGGAG AGGATGGCTACAGACTTTTACATAACAGATGTCAAATCTGGTCTAAGAGCTTTGGTGAAAGCTGGTCAGGGTTCCAAAGTGATTCCTCTGATTGAAGAAAACATTCTTGTGAACATCACAAGCCTAAATAGAGAATTATCTTCCACCTTGAAGAAATGGTTACAAGGAAGACGGCTTTCCTGCGAAGCGCGTCTACTACGTCTTGAGGAAGG GTATGTTATCGAGGGAACCTGTTTGACTGTGATGGGAATGTTGAGCAGAAAGAATGGTGTACTTGTGATTGTCCCACTACCTGAAACTATTTCTACAGACTGCCTTTTGCAAAAGTTTCTCCTTCCTGTTGACATTGATGGTCTGCTTTTGAAGACCGCCAACATGTCCACAGCTAACATCCGCCTTTCCTGA
- the LOC135584436 gene encoding uncharacterized membrane protein At1g16860-like isoform X2, translating to MNDLSFAVASDRRRWFGPVPAAVIRVVVPLLLAALAFAVFILVVVHNAVLLVSVLVLSALILAFFLWNAAAYRRKLSLDLFLDRFPDTDLLSAKDSQLVKFASCGDLSLESSYEKAGRCVYTSTILYECCGCHPKQAHVSHQCFQWNLAFVERMATDFYITDVKSGLRALVKAGQGSKVIPLIEENILVNITSLNRELSSTLKKWLQGRRLSCEARLLRLEEGYVIEGTCLTVMGMLSRKNGVLVIVPLPETISTDCLLQKFLLPVDIDGLLLKTANMSTANIRLS from the exons ATGAACGATCTTTCCTTCGCCGTGGCTTCCGATCGACGGAGGTGGTTCGGCCCGGTCCCGGCCGCCGTGATTCGCGTCGTCGTCCCCCTGCTCCTCGCCGCCCTGGCCTTCGCCGTCTTCATCCTCGTCGTCGTCCACAACGCCGTCCTCCTCGTCTCCGTCCTCGTCCTCTCCGCCCTCATCCTCGCTTTCTTTCTCTGGAACGCCGCCGCCTACAGGAGGAAGTTGTCCCTCGACCTCTTCCTCGATCGCTTCCCCGACACCGATCTCCTCTCCGCCAAGGACAGCCAGCTCGTCAAG TTTGCTTCATGTGGAGATCTTTCTCTTGAATCCTCATATGAGAAGGCTGGAAGATGTGTCTATACGTCAACCATCTTGTATGAATGTTGTGGATGCCACCCAAAGCAAGCCCATGTTAGCCATCAATGCTTCCAGTGGAATTTAGCTTTCGTGGAG AGGATGGCTACAGACTTTTACATAACAGATGTCAAATCTGGTCTAAGAGCTTTGGTGAAAGCTGGTCAGGGTTCCAAAGTGATTCCTCTGATTGAAGAAAACATTCTTGTGAACATCACAAGCCTAAATAGAGAATTATCTTCCACCTTGAAGAAATGGTTACAAGGAAGACGGCTTTCCTGCGAAGCGCGTCTACTACGTCTTGAGGAAGG GTATGTTATCGAGGGAACCTGTTTGACTGTGATGGGAATGTTGAGCAGAAAGAATGGTGTACTTGTGATTGTCCCACTACCTGAAACTATTTCTACAGACTGCCTTTTGCAAAAGTTTCTCCTTCCTGTTGACATTGATGGTCTGCTTTTGAAGACCGCCAACATGTCCACAGCTAACATCCGCCTTTCCTGA
- the LOC103985713 gene encoding early nodulin-like protein 8 produces the protein MQVTERAFNSCSLTDPIRKLDDGNSLFNLTTPGNYYFTSGAPSHCEKNQKLAVAVPSLNNGTFFPPAVDFAVPPAGSQSYLTVFGPAPAQGHSGNPAAAVTAMGSVVSAALLLGVAFA, from the coding sequence ATGCAGGTGACGGAGCGGGCGTTTAACAGCTGCAGCTTGACCGACCCCATACGGAAGCTGGACGACGGCAACTCCCTCTTTAACCTGACGACCCCGGGGAACTACTACTTCACCAGCGGCGCCCCCAGCCACTGCGAGAAGAACCAGAAGCTGGCGGTTGCCGTCCCCTCACTAAACAACGGGACCTTCTTCCCGCCCGCCGTAGACTTCGCCGTCCCGCCGGCGGGGTCGCAGTCCTACCTGACCGTCTTCGGCCCTGCTCCGGCTCAGGGACACAGCGGCAATCCGGCAGCGGCCGTCACGGCCATGGGATCCGTCGTCTCGGCCGCGCTGCTCCTCGGCGTGGCTTTCGCATGA